DNA sequence from the Eptesicus fuscus isolate TK198812 chromosome 7, DD_ASM_mEF_20220401, whole genome shotgun sequence genome:
tcgGCCCATAGGCAAGGACCTCagtttcctgggcctcagtttccccatacgtcctcccctccccccactccgcGCTGCCCGCAGATCAAGCGTGAGCTGAGCGAGAACACGCCGCACCTGTCCGACGAGGCGCTGATGGGGCTGTCGGTGCGCGAGCTGAACCGGCACCTGCGCGGGCTCTCCGCCGAGGAGGTGACGCGGCTCAAGCAGCGGCGCCGCACGCTCAAGAACCGCGGCTACGCGGCCAGCTGCCGCGTGAAGCGCGTGTGCCAGAAGGAGGAGCTGCAGAAGCAGAAGTCGGAGCTGGAGCGCGAGGTGGACAAGCTGGCGCGCGAGAACGCGGCCATGCGCCTGGAGCTCGACGCGCTGCGCGGCAAGTGCGAGGCGCTGCAGGGCTTCGCGCGCTCCGTCGCGGCCTCCCGGGGGCCCACGGCGCTCGTGGCGCCCGCCAGCGTCATCACCATCGTCAAGTCGGCTCGgagcccggcccccggccccgccccggggcccccccccgcgcccgcccccgctCCCTGCTCCTAGTGcccgccgcgccccccgccccccaccaccacccattccccaaaccactcccctccGACCCCGCTCCCTTCCCCAAGTGCCTGAGCACGACCTGTCCCAGGTGCCATTTCTCCGCAGCCCCAGCGCCTGTGGTTAACACAGGTGCTCTCCCTGGAGCCTGTCTTCCTTGTGCCGCCCCTGGACCTGGGGCCTAGTATCCCCGGGAAGGGGCAACTTGGGTGAGATGGGGGCAGGGTGGGTCAAGGTCTCCCTGGGCTGAAAGCCCCGCCTTCCTAGATTGGGAGGAGGGATACAGAGCGAATTAGACCAGAGAAGAGTCGTCGAGGACAAGAGGGCCTCCCCACGTTGGGGAAACTGTTCAGATTGTGCCGGTGGCCCCTGCCCGTCCTGGGCAGCCCTAGGTTCGGCCCTGTATGTCTTGTGGGGCTGCCCAGCTGGGGAgccggtgccccccccccccccctgctttggGCCTGGGGAAGTCGCCTGCCCTGTTAGCAGACGGAAACGGGCCTCCCCTGGACGGGCCACCTGTGCTTAGTGGGTGAGCTGAACCTTACAGCCAGGTCCCCCCACTGCTGTCCTGAGATTCCAGCCATGGCCAGGGGGGCCGTGGACAGGgactgggaggggaggcagggctgccgtGGCCTGGGAGACGGCTGTCTGTGAGTCAAGGTAAGAGaagtagaaggagagagaaggggatgtagatggaagagagggaaggggctggctaGCCAATTAGCAAGGGGacggaggaggcaggtggggagatGAGAGGACAGGTCCCGCCATCttgcagcctggggtgggggtcctcAAAAGGGACAGTCCCACCTCTTCCCTGTGACTGTcccccctggggtgggggctggccacGGCCATTGATTGTTCTGGGAAGCCCAGCGCCCCCTCACACACTGTACACAGCTGCCCCCGCTGTTATTTATTGCACGAGTCTAAGTTATTCTCTCCAGCCGGAGCCCGAGCGCCCACTCCCTGGGAAACGTGGCGTGTGGCCCTGCGCtggactttatattttatatctgcaaataaatcacattttatCTTATATTTAGGGAAAGCCGGATGGCAAcaaccaaaaaaatgtttttaaaaaattgccccGGCctccagaatttatttattttctgacttaCAGTAAGCGAGTTATCCGCCTTCTGTATTTTGTAGACTTTCTGAATAAAGTCAAGTTCTCTTTTTCCACAGTGAAGAAGTGCGTGTCCTGAGctatggtttgtttgttgttgttgtttggagGGGGGCGTTCTGAGGGGCCCAAGATGGGAGTTCTCGTTTGCAAGTGAAAGCTAAGCACCATCGCTGCTCTCTCTCGCGTGcgctgggggtgggctggaggtgggaacCCAGATGGGTGGTGCCAAAGCATGGCCTTCCTTCTGGGTGCCCGAGCCAAGGATCCTCCGTGGGGAAGGCAAAGCCGGGAGCACAGTGAAATGTAAGGTTAAGTTTCCGGGGCATCCCTTCAGCGAAAAGACAGCCCCGCTCGGAGAGGAAAATTCCCAGATTGAGCGTCATCGCTCCAGCACTTTCACGTCGAGGGCTGACTTTCTACAGCCAAGTAGAAAATACTTTCCTCATGTTCCGgaaggcgcgggggggggggggggggggggggcggcttccTCAGTCCCAGCCCGCAGGCCTACACGCAGCCGCATCTCATCCTGGGGCCCAGGCGACAGGGTACACTGTGCACGTCAGGGAAATCGGGGTTTGAATCCAGATGTGTTTTCCTAGCTGC
Encoded proteins:
- the MAFF gene encoding transcription factor MafF; the encoded protein is MSVDPLSSKALKIKRELSENTPHLSDEALMGLSVRELNRHLRGLSAEEVTRLKQRRRTLKNRGYAASCRVKRVCQKEELQKQKSELEREVDKLARENAAMRLELDALRGKCEALQGFARSVAASRGPTALVAPASVITIVKSARSPAPGPAPGPPPAPAPAPCS